A stretch of Desulfitobacterium dichloroeliminans LMG P-21439 DNA encodes these proteins:
- a CDS encoding DUF445 domain-containing protein, whose product MNEVPTTVAQTKKVRGKTYRKANIALGLSALGLAIVYPFQGSFGGGLLTSGCTAALVGGLADWFAVKALFRRPLGVRPGKVFRTEIIPRNRERIFQALTDMVEKELLSQEALQKKLETYDFATPAIKTWDALGRERVGPILDQFLLQLQVPLSLSLEDLKKENEALFRQESLSEKLDPLVGHALLQLWENEEGKKLITAGATTLGLWIQETEVHLWLTHWLEHAIERYISENPSRRFLVMFLPEPSDLALKLQNQISDYLREETTQAEIGQWLKQQAQNQAYRLTAGEEPDPPSQKTTYWATTTVMKLLQELAKGYLEKLDVMATTSKRGEQLLEGLESGIASLKESPEKQGDFNAYVQAKIIPLINSKHQKIGQLVHEGLEKYSNEMLVELIESKAGEDLQMIRINGSVVGGLAGMLIYLASSLL is encoded by the coding sequence ATGAATGAAGTGCCAACCACTGTTGCCCAGACAAAGAAAGTTCGTGGTAAAACCTATCGCAAAGCCAATATCGCCCTAGGGCTTTCCGCCTTGGGCTTAGCTATCGTGTACCCTTTTCAAGGCTCCTTTGGGGGGGGACTTCTCACCAGTGGCTGCACGGCAGCTTTAGTGGGAGGATTAGCGGATTGGTTTGCTGTGAAAGCCCTCTTTCGACGCCCCTTAGGAGTACGACCGGGAAAAGTGTTCCGCACAGAGATCATTCCCAGGAATCGGGAGCGAATTTTTCAAGCCTTAACCGATATGGTGGAAAAGGAACTTCTCTCGCAAGAAGCCCTTCAGAAAAAGCTCGAGACCTATGATTTTGCAACTCCGGCCATAAAAACCTGGGATGCCTTGGGACGGGAACGTGTAGGACCCATCCTGGATCAGTTTTTACTGCAACTCCAGGTCCCACTGAGCCTAAGCTTAGAAGATTTGAAAAAAGAGAATGAAGCGCTTTTTCGACAAGAAAGCTTAAGTGAGAAACTCGATCCCCTTGTTGGACATGCACTGCTTCAACTATGGGAGAACGAAGAGGGCAAAAAGCTGATTACAGCGGGAGCCACAACGCTTGGCCTGTGGATTCAAGAAACAGAGGTACATCTATGGTTAACTCATTGGTTAGAACATGCTATTGAACGCTATATCAGTGAGAACCCCTCCCGACGCTTCCTCGTCATGTTTCTGCCCGAGCCCTCGGACCTGGCTTTAAAGCTCCAGAATCAAATCTCAGATTATCTTAGGGAAGAAACAACCCAAGCAGAGATTGGCCAATGGCTCAAGCAACAGGCGCAGAACCAAGCCTACCGTTTAACAGCAGGGGAGGAACCCGACCCCCCCAGCCAAAAGACAACCTACTGGGCTACGACTACCGTGATGAAGTTATTGCAAGAGCTCGCCAAGGGTTATCTGGAAAAGCTCGATGTCATGGCAACCACCTCAAAACGGGGAGAACAACTTCTCGAAGGCCTAGAGAGTGGGATAGCCTCCCTCAAGGAAAGTCCGGAAAAGCAGGGAGATTTTAATGCTTATGTGCAAGCGAAAATCATCCCCCTCATTAATTCGAAGCACCAAAAGATAGGGCAGCTGGTCCACGAAGGTTTGGAGAAATACTCCAATGAAATGCTCGTAGAGCTAATCGAATCAAAAGCCGGAGAAGACCTCCAGATGATCAGAATTAACGGTTCAGTAGTCGGAGGTCTAGCCGGAATGCTTATTTACCTGGCAAGTAGCTTGCTTTAA
- a CDS encoding Crp/Fnr family transcriptional regulator, producing the protein MNEIIIHQYSTAISGINFFSFFSLDDLNELIVSSNYAVSEYDKGQIIHLHNELCQSVDIVLDGQVSVQKIEENGNILIINTFLKGDIIGANLLFSSRNYYPMTIFASTKATILHLRKERIIDICQNDIRFLTYLIKTISDTTSILVDKIDMIALKTIRRRIMDFLKYEYLIQKNTRINLTMSKKNLAEKLGIQRSSLSRELNKMREDGLLEFDAKTITITDLSMFE; encoded by the coding sequence GTGAATGAAATAATTATCCATCAATACAGCACTGCGATTTCCGGAATCAATTTTTTTTCTTTTTTTTCTCTTGATGATTTGAACGAGCTCATTGTGTCCTCAAATTATGCGGTAAGTGAATACGATAAGGGGCAAATTATTCATCTTCATAATGAACTATGCCAATCCGTTGACATTGTTCTAGATGGGCAGGTATCTGTTCAAAAAATAGAAGAAAACGGGAATATACTAATAATCAACACGTTCTTAAAAGGGGATATCATCGGAGCAAATCTATTATTTTCTAGCAGAAATTACTATCCCATGACCATATTTGCTTCAACAAAAGCAACAATCTTGCATTTGCGTAAGGAACGTATCATTGATATTTGCCAAAATGATATCCGCTTTCTAACCTATTTAATTAAAACGATTTCAGATACGACTTCTATATTAGTCGATAAAATCGATATGATTGCCCTTAAAACAATAAGAAGGCGCATAATGGATTTTCTAAAATACGAATATCTGATTCAAAAAAACACTCGAATAAATCTGACAATGTCCAAAAAGAATCTAGCAGAGAAGCTTGGTATCCAAAGATCCTCGCTGAGTAGGGAATTAAACAAAATGCGAGAAGACGGTTTGCTCGAATTCGATGCCAAAACCATCACGATAACAGACCTTTCCATGTTCGAGTGA
- a CDS encoding efflux RND transporter periplasmic adaptor subunit: MRKKRLRLITVLLVLLIVLSGCAKEELPLQESFKNVEVQVIQEEDSPVTIHYSGVVKPDDSKGLSFNKSGKVVEIYVDENDYVERGSVIALLDQEVPNYEVKASQANLNAAKLDYDKAKESYLYAEDQLDKMKKLYEAGAVSQADYNKANLSAQTAKISIDQAEVKHKQLNEDYNLKLSNLGDTKLVADMSGYILAVNYKNGDMVQAGMPIVTLSNGKTKILVGISDKDLKTVKKDMNVTIRYQENDLPGKVSMISLTPDSTTRTYPVELSFDAKDVPLGAIVETSFTIGQQTATWIPLNAILASTIDYVYVALDDKAVKKSVEMLDVQGSNARVKGLEVGDQLIVKGMKSIKEGTVLQIVN, from the coding sequence ATGAGAAAAAAGCGTCTTAGATTAATTACAGTTCTTTTGGTGTTGCTAATAGTACTAAGTGGGTGTGCTAAGGAAGAGCTACCACTTCAGGAAAGCTTCAAGAATGTTGAAGTACAAGTCATACAGGAAGAAGACAGCCCGGTTACTATCCATTATTCCGGAGTTGTTAAGCCTGATGATTCTAAAGGTTTAAGCTTTAATAAATCCGGTAAAGTCGTCGAGATTTATGTGGATGAAAATGATTATGTAGAGAGGGGTTCAGTGATTGCTTTATTAGATCAAGAAGTACCTAACTATGAAGTCAAGGCTTCTCAAGCCAATCTAAATGCAGCAAAGCTAGATTATGACAAAGCAAAAGAATCCTATCTTTATGCAGAAGATCAGCTTGATAAAATGAAAAAACTCTATGAGGCAGGTGCTGTGTCCCAAGCTGATTATAATAAAGCAAACTTATCCGCGCAAACTGCCAAAATCTCCATAGATCAGGCAGAAGTAAAACATAAACAACTCAATGAAGATTATAACTTAAAACTAAGCAACCTGGGCGATACCAAACTAGTTGCTGACATGAGCGGTTACATTCTAGCGGTAAATTACAAAAATGGTGATATGGTTCAAGCGGGTATGCCCATTGTTACTCTGTCTAATGGCAAAACAAAAATCCTTGTAGGGATAAGTGATAAGGATTTGAAAACGGTTAAAAAGGATATGAATGTGACTATCCGATATCAAGAGAATGACCTTCCGGGTAAGGTATCGATGATCTCTCTCACTCCAGATTCTACGACCCGAACTTATCCGGTTGAACTATCCTTTGATGCAAAAGATGTTCCACTTGGTGCCATTGTAGAGACAAGCTTCACTATTGGTCAACAAACAGCTACCTGGATACCTTTGAATGCAATTTTGGCTTCAACCATTGATTATGTTTATGTAGCGTTAGATGACAAAGCTGTCAAGAAGTCTGTAGAGATGCTAGATGTTCAAGGAAGCAACGCACGTGTTAAGGGTTTGGAGGTAGGAGATCAGCTTATTGTCAAAGGAATGAAATCTATTAAGGAAGGCACCGTCTTACAAATAGTCAATTAA